One stretch of Spiroplasma mirum ATCC 29335 DNA includes these proteins:
- the ptsP gene encoding phosphoenolpyruvate--protein phosphotransferase has translation MSNKIKGIGSSNGIAIAKVFKLEEPRLNIEKTTIDNVADEIKLLDQAISKAKGDIEKLQKIALEKLGAEKAAIFEAHGQILQDPVMLDEAKGIINNEKLNAAYAIDSVAKKYIEMFSEMDDPYFKERVSDIKDVTNRLVKYILDVPVLDLATINEEVIIVANDLTPSQTAQLNPQYAKGFACDMGGRTSHAAIMGRSLEIPAVLGLKNITTLAHHGDYIIIDGTTGEVILKPEANEIKEWTDKKAAFIKKQQELLTFKDKPTVSKDGFKCFTIEGNIGSPKDVQGVLDNGGEGVGLFRSEFLYMDNDYFPTEDEQFVAYKAALEGMQGRPVIIRTLDIGGDKKLSYFKFPEEMNPFLGYRAIRLCLDREDVFRTQLRALLRASAFGKLGIMFPMIATIDEFKKAKAITLEEKANLLKEGHKVADDIEIGMMMEVPAAAVLADQFAKHADFFSIGTNDLIQYTMAADRMSQFVSYLYQPYNPSILRLLKSIIDGAHKEGKWVGMCGEMAGEPLAIPILMGMKLDYFSMSATSILRARSIISKLDTTEMAKLVETVLNCETSQEVINLVEKATGDVLK, from the coding sequence ATGTCAAATAAAATTAAAGGAATTGGTTCTAGTAATGGAATTGCGATTGCAAAAGTTTTTAAATTAGAAGAACCACGATTAAATATTGAAAAGACAACAATTGATAATGTTGCTGATGAAATTAAATTATTGGACCAAGCGATTAGCAAAGCAAAAGGGGATATTGAAAAATTACAAAAAATTGCCTTAGAAAAATTAGGCGCCGAAAAAGCGGCGATTTTTGAAGCTCATGGTCAAATTTTACAAGACCCAGTAATGTTAGATGAAGCCAAAGGAATAATTAATAATGAGAAATTAAATGCTGCTTATGCCATTGATAGTGTGGCCAAAAAATATATTGAGATGTTTTCGGAAATGGATGACCCTTATTTTAAAGAAAGAGTCAGTGATATTAAAGATGTTACTAATCGGTTAGTTAAATATATTTTAGATGTGCCAGTGTTGGATTTAGCAACTATTAATGAAGAAGTTATTATTGTTGCTAACGACTTAACTCCGTCACAAACAGCCCAATTGAACCCGCAATATGCTAAAGGATTTGCTTGCGATATGGGTGGGCGAACTAGTCATGCCGCTATTATGGGTCGTAGTTTAGAAATTCCTGCCGTGTTAGGACTAAAAAATATTACAACCTTAGCTCACCATGGTGATTACATTATTATTGATGGAACAACCGGGGAAGTTATTCTAAAACCAGAAGCTAATGAAATTAAAGAATGAACTGATAAAAAAGCTGCTTTCATTAAAAAACAACAAGAATTATTAACCTTTAAAGATAAACCAACAGTTTCTAAAGATGGCTTTAAATGCTTTACTATAGAAGGAAATATTGGTTCACCAAAAGATGTCCAAGGAGTATTAGACAATGGCGGTGAAGGAGTTGGTTTATTCCGAAGTGAATTTTTATACATGGATAATGATTACTTCCCAACTGAAGATGAACAATTTGTTGCTTATAAAGCAGCCTTGGAAGGAATGCAAGGTCGCCCGGTTATTATTAGAACATTAGATATTGGGGGAGACAAAAAATTATCATATTTTAAATTCCCAGAAGAAATGAATCCGTTCTTAGGATATCGCGCCATCCGTTTATGTTTAGATCGTGAAGATGTTTTCCGCACCCAGTTAAGAGCGTTATTAAGAGCAAGTGCCTTTGGAAAATTAGGAATTATGTTCCCAATGATTGCAACTATTGATGAATTTAAAAAAGCAAAAGCAATTACCTTAGAAGAAAAAGCTAATTTATTAAAAGAAGGGCATAAAGTCGCAGATGATATCGAAATTGGAATGATGATGGAAGTTCCGGCTGCCGCTGTCTTAGCAGATCAATTTGCTAAACATGCTGATTTCTTCTCAATTGGGACTAATGATTTAATTCAATATACAATGGCTGCTGATCGCATGAGTCAATTTGTTTCATATTTGTACCAACCTTATAATCCCTCAATTCTTCGCCTCTTAAAAAGTATTATTGATGGTGCTCATAAAGAAGGCAAATGAGTAGGAATGTGTGGAGAAATGGCAGGCGAACCATTAGCCATTCCAATTTTAATGGGAATGAAACTAGATTACTTCTCAATGTCAGCAACAAGTATTTTACGTGCTCGTAGTATTATTAGTAAATTAGATACTACTGAAATGGCCAAATTAGTAGAAACAGTTTTAAATTGTGAAACTAGTCAAGAAGTTATTAATTTAGTAGAAAAAGCAACCGGAGATGTTTTAAAATAA
- a CDS encoding cation-transporting P-type ATPase — MPNHHYLKEKFFSENKTKLIEYAKLDQTNLLNKLELASFGLIKKEYQKRKIEFGENILTNNKMQWGWEFLKAFCGPFKLIFWAIIIGNLIVYFTNPVLSPYFLVDSILF, encoded by the coding sequence TTGCCAAATCATCATTATTTAAAAGAAAAGTTTTTTAGTGAAAATAAAACAAAGTTAATTGAATACGCTAAATTAGACCAAACAAACTTATTAAATAAACTAGAATTAGCTAGTTTTGGGTTAATAAAAAAAGAATATCAGAAACGTAAAATTGAATTTGGGGAAAATATTTTAACAAACAATAAAATGCAATGAGGATGAGAATTTTTAAAAGCATTCTGTGGTCCTTTTAAACTAATTTTTTGAGCAATTATTATTGGTAATTTAATTGTTTATTTTACTAACCCTGTTCTTTCACCATATTTTTTGGTAGACTCAATTTTATTTTAA
- the rplA gene encoding 50S ribosomal protein L1 gives MAKFGKKYNKVVKLVDKNKFYPISEAIELAKTTTTTKFDSTVEVAFNLNVDPRHADQQIRGAVVLPKGTGKTQKILVLTNTKETEAKEAGADFVGGKDMIEKIQKENWFGFDVIIATPDIMAELGKIGKLLGPKGLMPNPKTGTITPDVKKAVEEVKKGKVEYRVDKNGNIHAILGKASFKAEDLKANYDVIFDTIRKAKPSAVKGTYIKNIAVTTTMGPGIKVLIEL, from the coding sequence ATGGCTAAATTTGGAAAAAAATATAATAAAGTTGTCAAATTAGTTGATAAAAATAAATTTTATCCCATTTCAGAAGCAATTGAATTGGCAAAAACAACAACAACCACAAAATTTGATTCAACAGTTGAAGTTGCTTTTAACTTAAATGTTGATCCTCGTCATGCTGACCAACAAATTAGAGGAGCTGTTGTTTTACCAAAAGGAACCGGAAAAACTCAAAAAATCTTAGTGTTAACAAATACAAAAGAAACTGAGGCAAAAGAAGCGGGAGCTGATTTTGTTGGAGGAAAAGATATGATTGAAAAAATCCAAAAAGAAAATTGATTTGGATTTGATGTTATTATTGCAACTCCTGATATTATGGCAGAATTAGGAAAAATTGGGAAATTACTAGGACCAAAAGGTTTAATGCCAAACCCGAAAACTGGAACAATAACTCCGGATGTGAAAAAAGCCGTTGAAGAAGTTAAAAAAGGAAAAGTTGAATATCGTGTTGATAAAAATGGTAATATTCATGCAATCTTAGGAAAAGCATCATTTAAAGCAGAAGACTTAAAAGCTAATTATGATGTTATCTTTGATACAATTCGTAAAGCAAAACCATCAGCTGTTAAAGGAACATATATTAAAAACATTGCTGTCACAACAACAATGGGTCCTGGAATCAAAGTTTTAATTGAATTATAA
- the rplK gene encoding 50S ribosomal protein L11 has translation MAKITRIAKLEFPAGQAKPGPELASLGINMPQFTTQFNEATKDRMGDIVPVVITAFDDKSFKFELKTTPAAILLKKAANIQKGSPKAKEQKVATISVDQVRKIAEYKLPDLNANDVEAAMRIIAGTAKNMGIVIEGMESSKEGKGKN, from the coding sequence GTGGCAAAAATTACTAGAATTGCTAAATTAGAATTTCCAGCTGGACAAGCAAAACCAGGGCCAGAGTTAGCATCATTAGGGATTAATATGCCCCAATTTACTACACAATTTAATGAAGCAACCAAAGACCGTATGGGAGATATTGTCCCAGTTGTTATTACTGCTTTTGATGACAAGTCATTTAAATTTGAATTAAAAACAACTCCCGCTGCTATTTTATTAAAAAAAGCAGCTAATATTCAAAAAGGTTCACCAAAAGCAAAAGAACAAAAAGTGGCGACAATTAGTGTTGATCAAGTTCGTAAAATTGCCGAATATAAATTACCAGATTTAAATGCTAATGATGTTGAAGCAGCAATGCGAATTATTGCCGGAACTGCAAAGAATATGGGAATTGTTATTGAAGGAATGGAATCTTCGAAGGAAGGTAAAGGTAAAAACTAA